In Pseudomonas sp. ADAK18, a single window of DNA contains:
- a CDS encoding acyl carrier protein: MQTRDDIFNTLRDALVELFELEPERVTLDANLYQDLEIDSIDAVDLIDHIKRQTGKKIAAEEFKAVRTVNDVVEAVYRLVQPAA, translated from the coding sequence ATGCAAACTCGTGACGATATTTTCAACACCTTGCGCGACGCCTTGGTGGAACTGTTTGAACTGGAACCTGAACGCGTCACCCTCGACGCCAACCTGTACCAGGACCTGGAAATCGACAGCATCGATGCGGTCGACCTGATCGACCACATCAAGCGCCAGACCGGCAAGAAAATCGCCGCCGAAGAGTTCAAGGCAGTGCGCACCGTGAACGACGTGGTCGAGGCGGTCTACCGCCTGGTCCAGCCGGCCGCATGA
- a CDS encoding 1-acyl-sn-glycerol-3-phosphate acyltransferase — translation MELATQALTEKPRQAYYWRLFATAVSFTLFGLGGLCLRLLVFPLLSCLPGDASQHQRRARHTISWLFWCFIRMMQRLGILTYSVEGAERLGRPGQMIVANHPSLIDVVFLIGLMRQTNCVVKQSLWQNPFTRGPVSDAGYISNDGSADMLDAAADALREGQTLIIFPEGTRTSPGAMPAFHRGGAAIALRGATIITPVVIKVSPTTLTKAEPWYRIPKCRFHFSLRVGADIEPQAFAALGPAPQASRKLNDYLHQYFIKELAEDERPTPP, via the coding sequence ATGGAACTGGCAACGCAAGCCTTGACCGAAAAACCTCGGCAGGCCTACTACTGGCGCCTGTTCGCCACCGCCGTCAGCTTCACCCTGTTTGGCCTCGGCGGCCTGTGCCTGCGCTTGCTCGTGTTTCCACTGCTCAGTTGCCTGCCAGGTGATGCTAGTCAGCATCAAAGACGCGCCCGCCACACCATCAGTTGGTTGTTCTGGTGCTTTATTCGCATGATGCAGCGCTTGGGCATTCTCACCTACAGCGTCGAAGGCGCCGAGAGGCTTGGCCGCCCAGGCCAGATGATCGTCGCCAACCACCCGTCGCTGATCGACGTGGTGTTCCTGATCGGCCTGATGCGCCAGACCAACTGCGTGGTCAAACAAAGCCTGTGGCAAAACCCGTTCACGCGCGGGCCGGTGAGCGACGCAGGCTACATCAGCAATGACGGCAGCGCCGACATGCTCGATGCCGCCGCCGATGCCCTGCGGGAAGGCCAGACCCTGATCATATTTCCCGAAGGCACCCGCACCTCACCGGGCGCGATGCCTGCCTTTCATCGCGGTGGCGCCGCCATTGCCCTGCGGGGTGCGACAATCATCACCCCCGTGGTGATCAAGGTCAGCCCCACCACTCTGACCAAGGCCGAACCCTGGTATCGCATCCCAAAATGCCGTTTTCACTTCAGTTTGCGGGTGGGTGCCGATATAGAACCACAGGCGTTTGCAGCTCTTGGGCCCGCGCCCCAGGCTTCACGCAAGCTCAACGATTACCTGCACCAGTATTTTATTAAGGAGCTCGCCGAAGATGAGCGACCAACACCGCCTTGA
- a CDS encoding beta-ketoacyl synthase chain length factor, producing the protein MINFNIAQWRAWAPGLESADDWRAWCRAPVVLASSDVAPDVSFLPAMQRRRLSRLARMAFSVGWPLAEGLQRLPLVFISRHGETPRTLDILSDLANDQPLSPTQFSLSVHNAVIGLWSILRNETSEMTALAAAGDGLEHGMLEAAALLNEGAPAVLLVISEEQPPEAYASWIDDVPFPYALGLLLTPGDEWQLELTTATVQPSTTAQWPHALNLLRTLLNEQGACQHAWKNRVWNWQRKP; encoded by the coding sequence GTGATCAATTTCAACATCGCCCAATGGCGCGCCTGGGCCCCCGGGCTCGAAAGCGCGGACGACTGGCGCGCCTGGTGTCGAGCCCCGGTGGTGCTGGCCAGCAGCGACGTTGCCCCCGATGTGTCGTTCCTGCCCGCCATGCAACGCAGGCGCCTGAGTCGCCTGGCGCGGATGGCGTTCAGCGTCGGCTGGCCGCTGGCCGAAGGCCTGCAACGCCTGCCGCTGGTGTTTATTTCCCGTCACGGCGAAACCCCGCGCACCCTGGATATTCTCAGCGACCTGGCCAACGACCAGCCGCTGTCGCCCACCCAGTTCAGCCTGTCGGTGCATAACGCGGTGATTGGCCTGTGGTCGATCCTGCGCAATGAAACCAGCGAAATGACCGCCCTCGCCGCCGCAGGCGATGGCCTGGAGCACGGCATGCTGGAAGCCGCCGCCCTGCTCAACGAAGGCGCGCCCGCCGTATTGCTGGTAATCAGCGAAGAACAGCCCCCCGAGGCCTACGCCAGCTGGATCGACGACGTGCCATTCCCCTACGCCCTCGGGCTGTTGCTGACACCGGGCGACGAATGGCAGCTGGAACTCACCACCGCCACTGTCCAACCTTCCACCACCGCCCAGTGGCCTCATGCCCTGAACCTGCTGCGCACCCTGCTCAATGAGCAGGGTGCCTGCCAACATGCCTGGAAGAACCGAGTATGGAACTGGCAACGCAAGCCTTGA
- a CDS encoding AMP-binding protein: protein MNWLNLEHLLLEPVAQRPVTREPALNHAQLWEQSLSLAAGLHARGIQRLAVHLEDAGVLAIALLGAWRAGVSVLLPADLQPQTRQRWADDVDGWLTEAADLDALYQAPLAAAALDLDRCQLSLCTSGSSGEPKRIDKTLRQLANEVRALETLWGTDLGEACIIGSVATQHIYGLLFRVLWPLCAGRTFVRQQLAFPEDLQRASREHPYFAWIASPALLKRMGDNLDWPALSAVKRVFSSGGALPMEAASSLQQRLQQWPTEILGSSETGGIAWRQGQQPWQPFADVQLSQDADGALRIASPYLPTGHIEQTADAAKIHADGRFELLGRLDRIVKLEEKRISLPMLEQALMDHPWVAETRLGVVQENRASLGALVVLSAPGLYALRNQGRRTVTQTLRQHLSQHCEALALPRRWRLLRQLPFNAQGKLPQADVEALLLAPRPKAPEVLETAEANGEWTLQLAIPPDLAYFSGHFPQTPVLPGVVQVDWALNLGQQLLDLPGKFAAMEVLKFQQLVRPDDRIELHLRFDRERSKLYFVYRNDTAACSSGRIVLEVASD, encoded by the coding sequence ATGAATTGGTTGAATCTTGAGCACTTGCTGCTTGAGCCTGTGGCGCAGCGACCGGTTACCCGTGAGCCTGCGTTGAATCATGCCCAGCTGTGGGAGCAATCCCTGAGCCTGGCGGCCGGGCTGCACGCCCGGGGCATCCAGCGGCTGGCCGTGCATCTGGAAGATGCCGGCGTGTTGGCGATTGCGCTTCTGGGCGCCTGGCGTGCCGGGGTCAGCGTGCTGTTGCCGGCCGACCTGCAACCTCAAACCCGCCAACGCTGGGCAGATGACGTGGATGGTTGGCTGACAGAGGCCGCTGATCTCGACGCGCTCTACCAGGCACCATTGGCCGCCGCCGCCCTCGACCTGGATCGCTGCCAATTAAGCCTGTGTACCTCCGGCTCCAGTGGCGAACCCAAGCGCATCGACAAAACCCTGCGGCAACTGGCCAATGAGGTCCGGGCACTGGAAACCCTCTGGGGCACTGATCTCGGTGAAGCCTGCATCATCGGCAGCGTCGCCACCCAACATATCTACGGTTTGCTGTTCCGGGTGTTGTGGCCACTGTGTGCCGGGCGGACCTTTGTGCGCCAGCAACTGGCCTTTCCGGAAGACCTGCAGCGGGCCAGCCGCGAACACCCATACTTCGCCTGGATCGCCAGCCCGGCGCTACTCAAACGCATGGGCGATAACCTCGACTGGCCGGCATTGAGTGCGGTCAAGCGCGTGTTTTCCTCCGGTGGTGCCTTGCCGATGGAAGCCGCCAGCAGCCTGCAGCAACGCCTGCAGCAATGGCCGACGGAAATCCTCGGCAGCTCGGAAACCGGCGGCATCGCCTGGCGCCAGGGCCAACAACCCTGGCAGCCGTTTGCCGATGTGCAGTTGAGCCAGGACGCCGACGGTGCCTTGCGCATCGCCTCGCCGTACTTGCCCACCGGGCACATCGAACAAACCGCCGACGCTGCGAAAATCCACGCCGATGGTCGCTTCGAGCTGTTGGGCCGCCTGGACCGAATCGTCAAGCTGGAAGAAAAACGCATCTCCCTGCCGATGCTGGAACAGGCACTGATGGATCACCCTTGGGTCGCGGAAACCCGCCTCGGGGTAGTCCAGGAAAACCGCGCCTCCCTCGGTGCCCTGGTGGTGCTCAGCGCACCCGGCCTGTACGCCTTGCGCAATCAAGGCCGGCGTACTGTCACCCAAACCCTGCGCCAGCACCTGAGCCAACACTGCGAGGCCCTGGCGCTGCCCCGTCGCTGGCGCCTGCTGCGTCAGTTGCCGTTCAATGCCCAAGGCAAGCTGCCCCAGGCCGATGTCGAAGCGCTGCTGCTCGCGCCTCGGCCCAAGGCACCCGAAGTGCTCGAAACAGCTGAAGCCAACGGTGAGTGGACCCTGCAACTGGCGATCCCGCCGGACCTGGCCTACTTCAGCGGCCACTTCCCGCAAACCCCGGTACTGCCAGGCGTCGTGCAGGTGGATTGGGCGCTGAACCTGGGCCAGCAACTGCTCGACCTACCGGGCAAATTCGCCGCAATGGAAGTGCTCAAATTCCAGCAACTGGTACGCCCCGACGACCGGATTGAACTGCACCTGCGCTTCGACCGCGAGCGCAGCAAGTTGTACTTCGTCTACCGCAACGACACGGCTGCCTGCTCCAGTGGCCGGATCGTGCTGGAGGTGGCGAGTGACTGA
- a CDS encoding thioesterase family protein codes for MRSKGVLHSDTEILVPFFDIDTMNVVWHGHYVKYLEVARCALLDKIGHNYTTMLESGYAWPVIDMQLRYVRGATFGQTINVRASLVEWESRLKVNYLITDLASGERLTRASTVQVAVEIASREMQLASPKVFTDAVERALK; via the coding sequence ATGCGTAGCAAGGGTGTGCTGCACAGTGACACCGAAATCCTGGTGCCGTTTTTCGACATCGACACCATGAATGTGGTGTGGCACGGCCATTACGTGAAGTACCTGGAAGTGGCCCGCTGCGCCTTGCTGGACAAGATCGGCCACAACTACACGACGATGCTCGAATCGGGCTACGCCTGGCCGGTGATCGATATGCAGCTGCGTTACGTACGCGGCGCGACCTTCGGCCAAACCATCAACGTGCGCGCCAGCCTGGTGGAGTGGGAGAGCCGCTTGAAGGTCAATTACCTGATTACCGACCTGGCCAGCGGCGAGCGCCTGACCCGCGCCAGCACCGTGCAAGTGGCGGTGGAGATTGCCAGCCGCGAAATGCAGTTGGCCTCGCCCAAGGTATTTACAGACGCTGTCGAAAGGGCTTTGAAATGA
- a CDS encoding glycosyl transferase: protein MNESTRHWADRQERGSFWLMKLTAFGAKFLGRRVLSPLLYAIVFYFFLFGRTARQSAWQYQQRLAEWSGRDDLRPTHKRVFGQFMAFGDALLDKLDVWNGKLRLEQIEIVDPAKLRDQLRGERGQMLVGAHLGNLEVCRALAELGEKVTMNVLVHTKHAERFNRLLGEAGASNLRLIQVSELDPATMLLLSQRLDDGEWLAIAGDRVPLHGGRTVRVDFLGHDAAFPQGPWLLAGLLKCPVNLLMCLKHEGRYRLIIEPFTQLIEWKRSNRQQVIAQWTARYAERLGQFCLQAPQQWFNFYPFWKTDDDAS from the coding sequence ATGAACGAAAGCACCCGGCATTGGGCCGACCGCCAGGAGCGCGGTAGTTTCTGGCTGATGAAGCTCACCGCATTCGGTGCCAAATTTCTCGGCCGCCGGGTGTTGAGCCCGCTTCTGTACGCCATTGTTTTCTACTTCTTCCTGTTCGGCCGCACCGCCCGACAGAGCGCCTGGCAGTACCAGCAGCGGCTGGCCGAGTGGAGTGGTCGCGACGATCTGCGCCCCACCCATAAAAGAGTCTTCGGCCAGTTCATGGCCTTCGGCGATGCCTTGCTGGACAAGCTCGACGTGTGGAACGGCAAGCTGCGCCTGGAACAGATCGAAATTGTCGACCCGGCGAAACTGCGCGATCAGTTGCGCGGCGAACGCGGGCAGATGCTGGTGGGCGCACACCTGGGCAACCTGGAAGTGTGCCGCGCGCTGGCGGAGCTGGGTGAGAAAGTCACCATGAACGTACTGGTGCACACCAAGCACGCCGAACGTTTCAATCGCCTGCTGGGCGAAGCCGGGGCCAGCAATTTGCGGCTGATCCAGGTCAGCGAACTGGACCCGGCAACCATGCTGCTGCTCAGCCAACGCCTGGACGACGGCGAGTGGCTGGCGATTGCCGGTGACCGCGTACCACTGCATGGCGGGCGCACGGTCCGGGTGGATTTTCTCGGCCACGACGCGGCATTTCCACAAGGCCCGTGGCTGCTGGCCGGCCTGCTGAAATGCCCGGTCAACCTGTTGATGTGCCTGAAGCACGAAGGCCGTTATCGCTTGATCATCGAGCCCTTCACCCAACTGATCGAATGGAAGCGCAGCAACCGCCAGCAGGTGATCGCCCAATGGACCGCTCGCTACGCCGAGCGCCTGGGCCAGTTCTGCCTGCAAGCTCCCCAACAATGGTTCAACTTTTACCCTTTCTGGAAGACCGATGACGACGCATCTTGA
- a CDS encoding MMPL family transporter: MRSERWLPRLFLILLVAVLALAGWQWRHGAPLSANLMELVPGTAPDALELRAEQRMQEPLNREMLVLVGHADRQQAVAMAQQLGERWQASGLFEKVQWNLQADLPALRQQLLQGRLAMLSAKDRGQLIEQPQAFIQQRVQALFDPFTGFSLVPSQDDWLGLTGRIQNSQPQHGSVQLDIGSGALIADADGKSWVLLRARTTGNAFDMKLPLQVADLLKTSREQANQQGVQLLAASGLLYAANGQQQATREITWVGGGATAGILLLLLLAFRRWRVLLAFVPVLVGMLFGAVACVALFGHMHVMTLVLGSSLIGVAVDYPLHYLSKSWSMSPWRSWPALRLTLPGLSLSLATSCIGYLALAWTPFPALTQIAVFSAAGLVGAYLSAVCLLPALLKGVELRPAQWPLRIAEFLLSLRESLLKRLPSPVLLVLVLLFCAGGLWHLNSKNDIRQWIGAPPQLLQEAQAIARITGYQPTSQFFLVRADNQQQLLERQAALGQRLDQLVNMDKLQGYLALNQLVNQPSEQQQVREALGKLPQFWQPLLDLGVPASALQAELTQLQALPTEDINAALSGPLAEPWRLLWLGPTDTGVAAMVSLQGLNNPALLRVQALDLPGVQLVDRLGDLNRVFAATQISAAELKLMSCVLIVLLLILPFGFGGALRIVALPLLAALCSLASLGWLGQPLTLFSLFGLLLVTAISVDYAILMREQIGGAAVSLLGTLLAAVTTWLSFGLLAISSTPAVSNFGLSVSLGLAFSFILAPWAGRQGHTS, from the coding sequence TTGCGCAGTGAACGCTGGTTGCCGCGCCTGTTCCTGATCCTGCTGGTGGCCGTCTTGGCCCTGGCCGGCTGGCAATGGCGCCATGGCGCGCCGCTGTCGGCCAACCTGATGGAGCTGGTACCGGGCACCGCACCGGATGCCCTGGAACTGCGCGCCGAACAGCGCATGCAGGAGCCGCTGAACCGCGAAATGCTGGTGCTGGTGGGGCATGCCGATCGCCAACAGGCGGTGGCCATGGCTCAACAGTTGGGCGAACGCTGGCAGGCCAGCGGCCTGTTTGAAAAGGTCCAATGGAACCTGCAAGCCGACCTGCCTGCGTTGCGTCAGCAGTTGCTGCAAGGACGGCTGGCGATGCTGTCTGCCAAGGACCGCGGGCAACTGATCGAACAACCTCAGGCGTTCATTCAACAACGTGTACAGGCACTGTTCGATCCCTTTACCGGGTTCAGCCTGGTACCGAGCCAGGATGACTGGCTGGGCCTGACCGGACGTATCCAGAACAGCCAGCCGCAGCACGGTTCGGTGCAACTGGACATCGGCAGCGGCGCCTTGATCGCCGATGCTGACGGTAAGAGCTGGGTGCTGCTGCGCGCGCGCACCACCGGCAATGCCTTCGATATGAAACTGCCGCTGCAAGTGGCCGACTTACTCAAGACCAGCCGGGAACAGGCCAATCAGCAAGGCGTGCAATTGCTCGCAGCCAGCGGTTTGTTGTACGCCGCCAATGGTCAGCAGCAGGCCACCCGGGAAATCACCTGGGTCGGCGGCGGCGCCACGGCCGGGATTCTATTGCTGCTGTTACTGGCATTCCGTCGTTGGCGGGTGTTGCTGGCGTTTGTGCCGGTGCTGGTGGGCATGCTGTTCGGTGCGGTGGCGTGCGTTGCGCTGTTCGGGCATATGCATGTGATGACCCTGGTGCTGGGCTCAAGCCTGATCGGTGTGGCCGTCGATTACCCGCTGCATTACCTGTCCAAGAGCTGGAGCATGAGCCCTTGGCGCAGTTGGCCGGCCTTGCGCCTGACCTTGCCGGGTTTGAGCCTGAGCCTGGCCACCAGTTGCATCGGCTATCTGGCATTGGCCTGGACACCGTTCCCGGCCCTGACCCAGATTGCGGTGTTCTCCGCCGCAGGTCTGGTGGGTGCGTATCTGTCGGCGGTGTGCCTGCTGCCGGCTTTGCTCAAGGGCGTAGAACTGCGCCCGGCTCAATGGCCGCTGCGGATCGCCGAGTTTTTGCTGAGCCTGCGTGAGTCCCTGCTCAAGCGCTTGCCGAGTCCAGTGTTGCTGGTGCTGGTATTACTGTTTTGCGCCGGTGGCTTGTGGCATCTGAACAGCAAAAACGATATCCGCCAGTGGATCGGTGCGCCGCCGCAGTTGCTGCAGGAAGCCCAGGCCATTGCGCGCATTACCGGCTATCAACCCACCAGTCAGTTCTTTCTGGTGCGGGCGGACAATCAACAACAGTTGCTGGAGCGTCAGGCAGCCTTGGGTCAGCGCCTGGATCAACTGGTGAACATGGACAAGCTCCAGGGTTATCTGGCGCTGAATCAATTGGTCAATCAACCCAGCGAACAGCAGCAAGTACGCGAAGCCCTGGGCAAACTGCCGCAGTTCTGGCAACCGCTGCTGGACCTCGGCGTACCGGCCAGCGCCCTGCAAGCCGAACTGACGCAACTGCAAGCTCTGCCCACCGAAGACATCAATGCTGCCTTGAGCGGCCCGCTGGCCGAGCCTTGGCGCCTGCTGTGGCTCGGCCCGACCGACACCGGCGTGGCGGCGATGGTCAGCCTGCAAGGGCTGAACAACCCGGCGCTGCTGCGGGTCCAGGCCCTGGATTTGCCCGGTGTGCAATTGGTGGATCGCCTGGGTGACTTGAACCGGGTGTTCGCCGCCACCCAGATCAGCGCAGCCGAATTGAAGCTGATGTCCTGTGTGCTGATCGTGCTGCTGTTGATTCTGCCTTTCGGCTTCGGTGGTGCCCTGCGGATCGTTGCCCTGCCGCTGCTCGCTGCGCTGTGCAGCCTGGCCAGCCTCGGTTGGCTCGGACAGCCGCTGACGTTGTTCAGCCTGTTCGGCCTGCTGCTGGTGACCGCCATCAGCGTCGATTACGCGATCCTGATGCGCGAGCAAATCGGCGGCGCCGCCGTGAGTCTGCTGGGCACCTTGCTGGCGGCGGTGACGACATGGTTGTCGTTCGGCCTGCTGGCGATTTCCAGCACGCCGGCGGTGAGTAATTTCGGCCTGTCGGTGAGCCTCGGGCTGGCCTTCAGTTTTATCCTGGCGCCATGGGCCGGCCGTCAGGGACATACCTCATGA
- a CDS encoding phosphopantetheine-binding protein: MSDQHRLEHDIKTLIIEALGLEDISVDDIGNEQTLFGEGLGLDSVDALELGLAIQKKYGIKIDADAKDTRNHFTNVASLAAFVTARQAA, encoded by the coding sequence ATGAGCGACCAACACCGCCTTGAGCACGACATAAAAACGCTGATCATCGAGGCCCTGGGCCTTGAAGATATCAGCGTGGACGACATCGGCAACGAGCAAACCCTGTTCGGCGAAGGCCTGGGCCTGGATTCAGTCGACGCCCTGGAATTGGGCCTGGCCATCCAGAAAAAGTACGGCATCAAGATCGATGCCGACGCCAAGGACACTCGCAATCACTTCACCAACGTGGCCAGCCTCGCGGCGTTCGTCACGGCCCGACAGGCAGCTTGA
- a CDS encoding outer membrane lipoprotein carrier protein LolA: MRSNVGAAVRRLNLLAKVVNDNAGRLTVRGALGFFASTLAPTVFVLFGFSGVAQAFDLQQLSDQLAKPSVIHGNFIQEKHLRALPQPLTSKGTFVLAKDHGLLWLLKSPLQQDYRISAQGIARRDANGWQPLPNKSAGAEQNRLFLAVLQGDSSGLQRDFELQLQGEAKQWKLTLIPRSLLLKQVFIQINIDGGELVQKIELLETQGDSTVLRMQDSTSSQPLSDAEQHDFAQ; this comes from the coding sequence ATGAGATCCAATGTGGGAGCGGCGGTGCGACGACTCAACTTGCTCGCGAAGGTCGTCAACGATAACGCAGGCCGCCTGACAGTGCGCGGCGCCCTCGGGTTCTTCGCGAGCACGCTCGCCCCTACAGTGTTCGTGCTGTTTGGGTTTTCAGGCGTGGCCCAGGCGTTTGACCTGCAACAACTCAGCGATCAACTCGCCAAGCCTTCGGTGATTCACGGCAACTTCATCCAGGAAAAACACCTGCGCGCCCTGCCACAACCGCTGACCAGCAAGGGCACCTTTGTCCTGGCCAAGGATCACGGTCTGCTGTGGTTGCTGAAAAGCCCACTGCAACAGGACTACCGCATCAGCGCCCAAGGCATTGCCCGCCGCGACGCCAACGGCTGGCAGCCACTGCCGAACAAGAGCGCCGGTGCCGAGCAGAACCGCTTGTTCCTCGCCGTATTGCAAGGCGACAGCAGCGGCTTGCAGCGCGACTTCGAGCTGCAACTGCAAGGCGAGGCCAAGCAGTGGAAGTTGACCTTGATCCCACGCTCGCTGCTGCTCAAGCAAGTGTTCATCCAGATCAATATCGACGGCGGTGAGCTGGTGCAAAAAATCGAACTGCTGGAAACCCAAGGCGACAGCACCGTACTGCGCATGCAGGACAGTACCAGCAGCCAACCGTTGAGCGACGCGGAGCAGCACGATTTTGCGCAGTGA
- a CDS encoding glycosyltransferase family 2 protein codes for MHNPCALIPVYNHEAAVPAVVRSLLDAGLPCLLVDDGSGPACASVLAQLATLENVSLVTLPTNQGKGGAVMIGFREAALLGFTHALQVDADGQHDLREVSTFLDASRTHPEALICGYPEYDHSVPKGRLYARYLTHVWVWINSLSLQIRDSMCGFRIYPLRPVLALMDSANIGKRMDFDSDIIVRLSWRNQPMRWLPTKVHYPADGLSHFRMVHDNALISSMHTRLFFGMLLRAPMILWRRWQA; via the coding sequence GTGCATAACCCCTGCGCCCTGATCCCGGTCTATAACCACGAGGCCGCCGTGCCCGCCGTGGTCCGTAGCCTGCTGGACGCCGGCTTGCCATGCCTGTTGGTGGACGACGGCAGCGGCCCGGCCTGCGCAAGCGTGCTCGCGCAGCTCGCCACCCTCGAAAACGTCTCGCTGGTGACCCTGCCCACCAATCAGGGCAAAGGCGGCGCCGTGATGATCGGTTTTCGCGAAGCAGCGCTCCTGGGCTTCACCCATGCCCTACAAGTGGACGCCGACGGCCAGCACGACCTGCGGGAAGTCAGCACCTTCCTTGACGCCTCGCGCACCCATCCCGAAGCGCTGATCTGCGGCTACCCGGAGTACGACCACAGCGTGCCCAAAGGCCGCTTGTATGCCCGCTACCTGACCCACGTGTGGGTGTGGATCAACAGCCTGTCGTTGCAGATTCGTGATTCGATGTGTGGCTTTCGCATCTACCCGCTACGACCCGTATTGGCGTTGATGGACTCCGCCAACATCGGCAAGCGCATGGATTTCGACTCAGACATTATCGTGCGCCTGTCGTGGCGCAACCAGCCGATGCGCTGGCTGCCCACCAAGGTGCATTACCCCGCCGATGGCCTGTCGCACTTTCGGATGGTCCACGACAACGCCCTGATCTCCTCCATGCACACCCGGCTGTTCTTCGGCATGCTGCTGCGCGCACCAATGATTCTCTGGCGACGGTGGCAGGCATGA
- the hutH gene encoding histidine ammonia-lyase — MTTHLEPVTFGELPLRIEDVLALANRQVPTQLQGDAEYRQRIAKGAQFLDSLLDKEGVIYGVTTGYGDSCVVAVPLQHVEALPRHLYTFHGCGLGKLLDAQATRAVLAARLQSLCHGVSGVRVELLERLHAFLEFDVLPLIPEEGSVGASGDLTPLSYVAATLSGEREVMFRGERRQAADVHRELGWDPLVLRPKEALALMNGTAVMTGLACLAFARADYLLQLATRITAMNVVALQGNPEHFDERLFAAKPHPGQMQVAAWLRKDLAIDAPTAPLHRLQDRYSLRCAPHVLGVLADSLNWLRSFIEIELNSANDNPIIDAEAERVLHGGHFYGGHIAFAMDSLKTLVANVADLLDRQLALLVDVRYNHGLPSNLSGAPADRAMINHGFKAVQIGTSAWTAEALKNTMPASVFSRSTECHNQDKVSMGTIAARDAIRVLELTEQVAAAALLAANQGVWLRGQAEDARPLPPALATMHEALAKDFPPVIEDRALEGELRLCLQRIAEQHWRLHA; from the coding sequence ATGACGACGCATCTTGAGCCGGTAACCTTCGGCGAACTCCCTCTGCGCATCGAAGACGTGCTGGCCCTGGCCAACCGCCAAGTGCCGACTCAGTTGCAAGGCGATGCCGAGTATCGCCAACGCATCGCCAAAGGCGCGCAGTTCCTTGATTCGCTGCTGGACAAGGAAGGCGTGATCTACGGTGTCACCACCGGTTATGGCGACTCCTGCGTGGTGGCCGTGCCATTGCAGCACGTCGAAGCGTTGCCGCGTCATCTCTACACCTTTCACGGCTGCGGCCTGGGCAAGCTGCTGGATGCACAAGCGACCCGTGCAGTACTCGCCGCGCGTTTGCAGTCGCTGTGCCATGGCGTGTCCGGTGTGCGAGTGGAGCTGCTGGAACGCCTGCACGCCTTCCTCGAATTCGACGTGCTGCCACTGATCCCGGAAGAAGGCTCGGTGGGCGCCAGCGGTGACCTGACACCCTTGTCCTATGTCGCCGCGACCCTGTCCGGCGAGCGCGAAGTGATGTTCCGTGGCGAGCGTCGCCAGGCCGCCGACGTACACCGCGAACTGGGTTGGGATCCGCTGGTACTGCGTCCGAAAGAAGCCCTGGCCTTGATGAATGGCACCGCCGTGATGACAGGCCTGGCCTGCCTGGCCTTCGCCCGCGCCGATTACCTGCTGCAACTGGCCACGCGCATCACGGCAATGAACGTGGTGGCGCTGCAAGGTAACCCGGAGCACTTCGACGAACGCCTATTCGCCGCCAAGCCACATCCGGGGCAGATGCAAGTCGCCGCCTGGCTGCGCAAGGATTTGGCCATCGACGCGCCGACCGCGCCGTTGCATCGCCTGCAAGATCGCTACTCCCTGCGCTGCGCACCCCACGTCCTGGGGGTGCTGGCCGACAGCCTGAACTGGCTGCGTTCGTTCATCGAGATCGAACTCAACAGCGCCAATGACAACCCGATCATCGACGCCGAAGCTGAGCGCGTGCTGCACGGGGGGCATTTCTACGGTGGGCATATCGCCTTCGCCATGGACAGCCTCAAGACCCTGGTGGCCAACGTCGCCGACCTGCTGGACCGGCAACTGGCGCTGCTGGTGGACGTGCGTTACAACCACGGTTTGCCGAGCAACCTGTCGGGCGCCCCGGCCGACCGGGCAATGATCAATCATGGCTTCAAGGCCGTGCAGATCGGTACCAGCGCCTGGACCGCCGAAGCCCTGAAAAATACGATGCCCGCCAGCGTGTTCTCGCGCTCCACCGAGTGCCATAACCAGGACAAGGTGAGCATGGGCACCATCGCCGCCCGCGACGCCATTCGCGTGCTGGAGCTGACCGAACAGGTCGCCGCCGCCGCCTTGCTCGCCGCCAATCAAGGTGTGTGGCTGCGAGGCCAAGCCGAAGACGCGCGTCCTCTGCCACCGGCCCTGGCTACCATGCACGAAGCGCTCGCCAAGGACTTCCCGCCGGTCATCGAAGACCGCGCCCTGGAAGGCGAACTGCGCCTGTGCCTGCAACGCATCGCCGAGCAACACTGGAGGCTGCATGCGTAG